In the genome of Brachypodium distachyon strain Bd21 chromosome 3, Brachypodium_distachyon_v3.0, whole genome shotgun sequence, the window CATGTCCAGCAGGCCCTTTAGCTGACGTGTATTCGGTCAGCCCGCCACGTAGGCTGGTCAAACGTTCTTGGGCGAGCTTAGGACCTGTCATGACACACTTCCCAAAAAAATAGGACCTAAATATacagtttagtaattttaggactaacttgacacctcgtcaataatattaggactgCGGGTATATTTTACTCTTTAGTACAATTTACCATCAAGGGAGAACTTGCATTCATCCATTTTTTTCATTAAGAAACTATAAACCTTAAATAGCTTCACTAAAACCTGACAATATTGCACCAATATCTGTCTAAGATGACCAGATAGGATATTAGATAAATCAAGTATTACATTGAATCACCTGTGGAGGTTTTTGTATtattatctctttttttttcttgttaagTTCAagaactattttttttctgttgtgcAATATTTTGGTTTTGGCAAAAACTAGTGTTTTGtggaaaacaaaagagaagtgcATCTTGTagaaatcaatttttttagcTCAGAGGAAATAGTTCTGAGAAGAATTTATTTACTGTTAGTGGTTGACTATGGAACGAAGACAGTCAAGTGCCCCAATAAACACTACTACGTATTTTCTTTTGCCAAAAAGTTTCTTTAGTTGCAACATTATctagtattttattttcagttgTTTGAAATTATACTTTATTACTGGATGTAACTAATAGCCATGAATTCTGTCTCACCAACTTCTGTGATATTGCAGTGTTAATTGGACCCCTTCTTTTTTGCTGAAGAGGTACCTGTTGACTGGAATCCGTGATGGTCCGCATGAACCATTTATTGCAGACTCCGTGGATTTTGTTGTGGGTCAGGTTGTATCACGCTTAATCACTATGTTAGATGTTTTTGCAGTAACTGGAGTTTGCTAATATTTTGGAAAATTATGCATTTTATGATGTATGTAATCTAAGGAATCAATCTTGATGTTCTTATAATTCTACCTCCCAGCATATCATTTGTTAATATTAAATTTCTGCATGGCAGGTCGAGACATTATCAAGAGAAGACCTTTCCTCAAGGTTGATGTTAAATGTTAATGTGGCATCAGTTGGGTCATTATCACTGCCTGATTTATTCATTACTATCATGGATGTACGTACCTCATTCATTAATCACCACTCCGTATTTTTATAAATACAGGACTTACTAGAAAACATGCTATCAAACTTTGAAACCGCTGATACATAAGAAAATAATTTGGTTGGTTTGGTGAAATTAGCATCGTTAGatttttcatgaaaatatttccttaaattaaatttcatattttttttcacataCATATGTATACAAAGTCAAGATACATGTTTGAGACCTATTCAATGTCTAACATGTCATCTGTTTACATGAAGAGCTTATTAGTATTAAAGTTATTAAAGTAATATAGCAAGAAGGCAGTTCTCAGCTGAGCCTCTTATATTAGTGCTTATACAAGTTTCTCTTAATTATTGTATTTCATTCCATAAATTGCCTGCAAGAGTTGAGAGCTGTGATCCTTGGTTAACATAAGATTGAGAAACCATCTTAACCTGTATGAATAACAGCATAGGTATGCTGAGAGACATTCATGCTAAACTTCTGTACCTTAGAAATAGTCTATGCATTTGAGACCCTTAATTGGTAAGGTCTGCAAAGATTAATTCTTTCTACAATCCATTAATTTTGACACTATCCGCTGTATGATAACTATGTTTAGTGAACATCTATCCACAGACAAACGACTATTGTGCTGTTCCTCAGCAGTTGAAGGACCAAGTGAATGAAAGGTACGCAAGCGCAAGGCGTGCGGTACTGAGGACTGGTGGTGATTTTCCCTTCCTGTCACGTCCAGATGAGGTTAATTTGTACCTTCAGGTATTGTAGATATATCTTCTGTTTGCTTTTGGTTGTTCAAGGATTTTTCGAAGAATAATTTTTCTAAACGCTGGCAGCTACATCTGAGGCGAGTTGGAGTAGAACCAAGACCAGATCTTGTTCAGGGCTTCACTCGTGATGGCACCCCTGGGAGCTCAAATGATCACAAAGATGGGAGCAGTTTTGATGATCGTCCCAGAGATAATGGGGACCGTGGTGGTTCAGGTCGTGACGATCGTGAGACACAGCATTCCGAATCAGAATCACATGAATCCGATGAGCCAATACCGACAAGCACACTGCTCGCGAATACTGTTTTAGGTATGGTCAGCTCAACTCTGCATGCTTCACTACATATGCTCATGGTACATCATTACGATACATCTGCTGCTCTGTATACAACTTTGAGCAGGACATTCCATGGATGATGTAGTGAATCACACCTTTTCTCCCAAAATAGAAGTTGTCTTATAGAGTATTGTCAACGTTGTGAGAAGCTCAGCAGCATTAGAGGGCATTGCCGATGGGAAAGCGCACAGCAACGGAGGGAAATCATTTCTGTATGTCTGTataatagttttttttgtcttttgtaTACAAGTTATTTTGTGTCTGTAGACTGTAGGGCTGTATATTCAATTTGAGATGACTATATTCATTCTGATTGCTTGATCTTCTTGAAGTAGGTCAATAAATTAGATCTGCTTTGTAATCTCTTACAGTTGTTTTAGATTGGTTGTGTCATCTCTGCGCCTTGCATTTCACTGGCcattttgtgtttgttgttGATGAATCATGCGCATTATCCAATTTGGCAGCTCATGATATTGTTGACGACGCGCAATGTGGACTACGCTGGACTGAAGTAATCCAATGTCTCCATTTAATCTCATCACCA includes:
- the LOC100839115 gene encoding maspardin, whose translation is MASRGGGAVTSAPPGDYVYFKSVVPLHKISIGSKLWRYYDFGPKTVPPLICIPGIAGTADVYYKQIMALSMKGYRVISIDVPQVWNHQEWIHSFEKFLDSMNIHHVHIYGTSLGGFLGQIFAQHRPRRVKSLVLSNTFLETHKFAAAMPWSPVVNWTPSFLLKRYLLTGIRDGPHEPFIADSVDFVVGQVETLSREDLSSRLMLNVNVASVGSLSLPDLFITIMDTNDYCAVPQQLKDQVNERYASARRAVLRTGGDFPFLSRPDEVNLYLQLHLRRVGVEPRPDLVQGFTRDGTPGSSNDHKDGSSFDDRPRDNGDRGGSGRDDRETQHSESESHESDEPIPTSTLLANTVLGHSMDDVVNHTFSPKIEVVL